Sequence from the Grus americana isolate bGruAme1 chromosome 11, bGruAme1.mat, whole genome shotgun sequence genome:
CGGGAGGTACAGTCGTGCAAGAGTCACGTTTCCCATCAGCTGCGCAACGTGGTCCCCAAACTCCTTCAGCTTTGGCGGCTGACGTGAAGCGCAAGAGCGGGCACCGGGGCGAGAGCCTGCCGCCACACAGCGATCCTGATGggtgaccccagctgaccacgGGACAGCGGTTACCTGGCATGCCGGTGCCTTGCATCGCCTCCGTCTCTTTGACAAAGGGTGGCAGCAAGCCACTGCTTCCTTCCGGAAacgcctgctcctgcccagcctctTGGTCTGtctctggagaaaggaagcGGGACAGTTGGCTCAGATGGAACCGTTCCCCGTCAGGGAGATGGCTTCCTCAGGAGGCAATACTGCTCAAAGACCCGGACAAGTTGAGAGCAAACGCCTGGGCTTCGGGGCTGCGCCCAGTCCCTactccaaacagcagccacGCCTGACCTGCCGGGAGACCAGCCATCTCCTGGGTTGCATTGCCCGTGGCGCGTTTTCGGCAAACTGCAAGATAACGCTAAATGCCTTCCTGCCGAGAGGACGGGGAGAAGCTGCAGCCGGGCCAGCCGGGGAAACAGCCCTGCTGAGAAGGGCTCCTCCTCCTTCAACAGGAGCTCAGCACACGCCAGGCCTCACACCTGACATCTGCACGACCCAGCTCTGAGCCGCAATGGTAAAACTGGGGCAGCGGCTGCCCCTGGCGCTCGGCCTGAGCCACAACCGGCAGCAGAGGCTCTGCACCATCTCTGGGGCTCGCCAGCACCGGCGAGGCCTGAAACCCGGCGCTGCTGCGGCGAGGCTCTGATCGACCCCCTCCCGCTGTGCGGGCTACAGCCTGTCCAGACGCGCAGCTGAAACCTCCGGCTGTCGAGTCTCACGGCTGATGCGGAGTGAAATACACCCACCGTGCCTTTTCTCCAGTTCCTCCAGCGCTTGCTTTAGCACTTCCAACGACTCCAgggacttttttcctccttcagcatGGTTCTTTGCCCTTGGACGACCTTAACAGAAAGTATTGGGTTCAATTTGACAGGAATAAATTACGGAAAGCCCCCGCACAGCCTGTGAGGTCAGCAGAGACAGACCACTCATCCCTGTGATGCCAGCCGGGCTGTAGCCCAGCATCCAGCcgaggagctggcagagcccttCCTGCGGGCACCCCCCTAACTAAAGACCCAGAGAAGCCTCCGTCATCTCCTGCCATCGACATTGGCAGAACCGAACCGCAGCAGCGCCGAGGGGATCGCGCGAGGAGAGCGCACACACGTGCCGGTCTCTGTCCTCACGGCCGCGGAGGCGCCCGGCTGGCTGACCTCTGGGCTTTGAGCTGGCAGCTCGCAAAGGCAGGAAAGCGCCAGGACGTACCCACGCGAACTGCCGGAGGCTCGGTCCTGGAACCCAGCCGGGACACTGGATCACCTTCGCCTACAGGCAGGGCTGCAAAGAAGCGCAGGACAGAAAGCTGCCGTGACACAGTTCAAGGTGGTGCTTCTTCAGATCGGAGTGGCAGCGAAAGGACCCCTGGAGCCCACAGCGGCTCTAAACTCAAGCCCAGCAAGCCCGCCGGCTTGGCAGCCGGCACCGGGAGCAGCTCAGGCTCCGAGGGGCCAGCAAAGAGCTCCGCGAGGCAAAGCGCCCCAGGGCACATCGCTGAGGCCGACCcgctccctctctgctcttctgcatccCTGCGCATCGGCCAGGGAAGGAGCAACTTGCATTTCACTCGGAAAGGAGATGCAAAGGTAAATGCTCCTTCCTGCCACCGACTTACCTGTGGGACTGCGCTCGGGCTCCAGGACGGGAACAGGCCAAGAAGTCGGGAAGCCGCCAACCACGAGAGGATCTTAGGGAAAATTGCACGCGAGTAAGCTCCTGCCACATGGCTGGTGTGGGTTCTGTCAAGGAAAGGGACGTGGAGAACTTACCTCCAGGATGCCCCGAGGGCTCCAAGCCAACATCCAGCTCAGAAGCTGGATAACCGTCGCCACCGTCCTCGTCTAGAAGCAAGCACAGAGGAGAAGCGTTTCCATTGCATGTTGGGATCCACGTGTGCCTCAGTGACCTGCGGGCCCTGGAAGGGGGTCAGCTAACAACGTGGCAGCCAGGCGCGGGTGGAGATGGCCGCAGCTGCCGAGGGGCCTGGGGACCTCTTGGCTGGCTCCTTGCAGCTCCCCAAACGCTTTCCAGGCCACGTGCAACACCCCTCGAGGAGCGGACGGACCAACACACAGCCCCGCGGGGCTTTCTTGCCGGGAGAGCTCTCGCGCACCCAGAGGAAGCCCTCGCTAAAGCACTGGAGGGAAAAACCATCCTCCACGCTTCTTGGGGAGAAGGGCCCGCTGGCCCGTGAAAGGCGGCACCAGCTCCACCTGCTTACCTGCTCCCCGTGCTCGATACGGAGCAGCCCGGGCAGCCCTGGCATGCAGGGCcaccaggaggaagaggaggaggaggagacggcAGACAAGAGCCATGGCTCTCTGCACTTGCaccattctgctgctgctgctgctgctatcgccgctgctgctgctggtgcagtcGGAGCCGGGGTCTGAGGGGTCGGTCTTTATGGCTGATGCGGCAGCGTGGGGATCTGTGACCTCACAGCCCTGCTGTGACCTCACAGGCGGGGCGAGGCTGCGTGGGGACGGGTCTCAGGGCGCTCGTGGAGAGCcgctggagcacagctgggggAGCTGCCCTCGCGGGGAGGGGAGCACGTCCTGTCGGGCAGCTCCGTCCGAGGGCTGGGACACAGTCCCACACGGGGCCGAGCCCGCAGCTCTGCCCTGTTTTCCGGGCGCTGACACAGGGGCAGCGAGGAGCTCACAGTGCCCCAGAACAACAGGGAGCCACAGCCACGGGATTTCTGGCTCCCCGGGTGCTGTTACCAACAGCTCGTGGGGCTGAGAAGCCAGTGACCTCAGTCTTGAGACAAGGCCAAGATCCCGTCCTGTAGGCAGCTTCCTGGCTGGAGCCCAGTTTGGGGCCTTGGGGGACCCCCGGGCTAACGAGTCACTTTGGCTTTACGGGCAAGATGAAGCCTTCACTTTTCCACGTCTTCTCCGTCTGAAATTGAAGGCGATACTTTTGGTCAGGAACCTCAGAGAGCAAAGTCAAtcaataaaacagaagaaataatcgTCTCTCATGTTAGTTGACATGCAAAAGGACACCTCGAGAGAGCCCGCGGTGGGTAGACGCTGCCTGACCAACCTCGTGGCCTTCGATGACGGAGTGCCTGCATCAGCACGCAAGGGGAGAGCGACGGATCGCAGCTCTCTGGTCTTCCGTAAGGCCTTTGACGCGGTCCCCCCGtgacatccttctctctaaattggagagaggCGGGTCTGATGGACGGACTGTTTGGTGGATAAGGAAGGGGCGGGATGGTGGCATCCGGGGGGTAgcggtcaacagctcaatgtccaggtggagatcagtgacaagtggtgtccctcagggctcCGTCCTGGGACCAGGCCTGTTTAATATTTCACCAGGGACACAGACCGGGGGATCGCttcaagttgcgtcaggggaggtttagattggatatgagagagaatttcttcaccaaaagagtggtcaagcattggaccaggctgcccagagaggcggtgcagtcaccatccctggaggtgttcaaaaaacatgtagacgtggcactttggggcatggtttagtagacatgatggtgttgggttgacggttggactcgatcttagaggtcttttccaaccttaaggaTTCTATGATCGTGTGCACCCTCAGCGAGTTGGCAGGCAACACCAAGCTGAGCGGTGCGGTTGACCCTCCCGAGGGATGGGATGTCccccagagggacctggacaagctggcaaagtgggcccatgtgaaccctaggaggttcaacaaggccaagtgtaaggtcctgcaccGGGGTTGGGACAGCCCCCAGTGtcaatgcaggctgggggatgaagggattgagagcagccctgcccaggAGGACttggggtactggtggatgaggAGCTCAACACGACCCATCGATGtgcactggcagcccagaaagccaaccgtgtgctgggctgcatcacccgcagcgtgaccagcaggtcaaggtaggggattctgcccctctgctgtggtgagacccccctgcaatactgcatccagctcgggggtcccccATCCAAAACAGaagtggagctgttggagcgagtccagaggaggccacagagatgatccgagggctggagcacctctgctatggagacaggctgagagctggggttgttcagcctggagaagaggcggCTTTGGGGAGATCTCATTGCGGCCTTTCAGTACTTAGAGGGGGCTTTTAAGAAAGGTGGGGACTGAgtttttagtagggcctgtagcgaTAGGATAAGGGTAACGGTTTTAACCTCACAGAGGGGAGATTCAGAGTAGATACAAGGAAGACGTTATTTATGCTGAGGGTgctgaaacactggcacaggttgcccagagaggtggtagatgccccatccctggaaacgttcaaggtcaggttggacggggctctgagcaacgtGATTGAGTTGCAGaagtccctgcctatggcagggggttggactagatggccttcagaggtcccttcccacccaaaccattttgtgattctatgaaaccaaaactgctgctggtgctgtttCTCGGTACTTACTCTGCAGTATGCTCCCCGGGGGGCCCTGGTTTGTGGCTGAGGTTCCCAGGTAATACtgcagaaactatttttttttttttttttttagtgcattCCTCTGTGTTTGGGAGTTATCCCAAAATATAATCTGTTAttgatggaaaaaacctcttgTTCCTTGTAGAAAAACAGGTTGTAAggcagtgggatttttttacgGGCAGTTGTTTTCACTATGTGGATTGATTGCACAGCCGATGCCTGCTTTTATCTGCTCGTGTATCTCTTGATAAAAAATTATCCTTTCTTCTTTATCACCACTGTTATGCAGTCAGAGAGTGATTTTTCTAGTCTTGGAAtttcctggggagcaggaggcagcctTTTGCAGAAATGCAGGCTCAGGGTTTCTGAAATGCTGGTTTCATCTCTGGGGTAAAATaaggttttgttccttttcattGTGGAGCTAGAGATTAATTTTATTGGAGCCTTCTCATGCCTCTCACTGTTCATTCAGTCTTCTACAGCCACATGCAAGTGCTCACACCTTTCACCCATGCGCGACAACAGGAACTGTAAGAACTGTGCTGTATTGttcaaagatttattttgagAGTAAAACTTGGGATTCTGCCTCTTTCTACTGCCTCAGTACCTCTGCGTATCTCTCGCCAGGCGCCGCAAGGTGGAAGTGATGGGTGAGGGGATGGATAACCTGCAGgcgctgggcagtgctgggtaGCGCAAGCAGCAGGAGGTCCAGCAGCCCACTCGTCCCCAGTCCTGCACTAGGGCTCATCTGCACTAGGAGAGGGGGGAtacagcagaacagcaaaaaaaaaaaaaaaaaggtatcagCTCCAGTAAGGCCTTTTGCCAAGTGTCTGTGAGACCGAGGGTGGTGGTTGCTGGATGCCACACTCAGGTTGGTGGTGACGGGACCCGTGGAGCCTTGCTGCAGGGGCTGGTCTCGGCTGCGGTTGTCGCTTGGTTGTGTGAATTTAGCCCTGAGCTGGAGGCTCAGCCGGCGGTGGGGACCCGCATCCAGCTTTGCAGCGATTCACCAGGCAAATACCAATCCCAGGCTGGAGCCTCTGCCCTCCCCGAGCATTTTCCCTGCTCAGCGCCTTGGAACTGACACAAAAGGTTTCCAAGGGTGGGTTTGTATGTTTCTCCCTGTTTGAGTTACTGGAGGCTGCTGAGGGATGGGCCATTGCTCCCGCGGTCTCACACCCCTTCGCTCGCGGGCAGCGCTGAGGAGGACTGCGAGGATGCCGAATGTAACCTtctgccccgctgcccccccgaATCACgagctggctgctgcccccGCACGCATGGTCGCTCTGCAAAGGGCTCCGTGGAGCAGATGTTACCATTAGTTTACTCCTTTGCCTCCGTACTGACgtttttatacacacacagcaGCTTGCGGTCCTGCTGGCcttttaatggaaagaaaatacccTGCTCCATTgcaatttgctttcttttcctggtgCCTGGCCACAGCGGGAGGGGAGCGTCCACAGCCCctctcctgcaggcagctgctcgCTGGGAGGCGATTCCCCTTCGCAcccctgccccgctcccagTGCGGACGGGAGAGACCTCCCAGGGAAGGGGCCTGGCTGGCAGCAAGCAGCATTGCTATTGCTGCTGAAATACCTGCTTCGGGCCTCCCTTCTTTCTGGGAAAAAG
This genomic interval carries:
- the LOC129211525 gene encoding uncharacterized protein LOC129211525; translated protein: MVQVQRAMALVCRLLLLLFLLVALHARAARAAPYRARGADEDGGDGYPASELDVGLEPSGHPGDPLVVGGFPTSWPVPVLEPERSPTALPVGEGDPVSRLGSRTEPPAVRVGRPRAKNHAEGGKKSLESLEVLKQALEELEKRHETDQEAGQEQAFPEGSSGLLPPFVKETEAMQGTGMPALPKPPGDSHDGAHEFFQVDSGVVGERTTTAYSPQSTRSFPRLQDIGWHWVTDTTAGVVSLVLAVLVCCLLIRWWRKRKERIATTLQNQAEAGDHPSRLHSQTRPESLPRLPSTWTLNSRPSSPLLWPYSTG